In the genome of Paenibacillus pabuli, one region contains:
- a CDS encoding anthranilate phosphoribosyltransferase: MDMSEILREVGRGKRGSRDLNYAEALAVAQKILSQEVSPAQTAAFLMAERMKMENVEELEAFVHACQSNAERLSMFEEGLDCAGPYDGRTKSFMATFPTSFVLAAAGLPVTLHGSEPLPPKWGVTLSVLLRKAGINTGEMDREDARNAALRTGVMYVSSEDWCTPLRQLRPLREELGFRTVLNTAEKLIDFNHSPYLVFGVFHNTFLDRIAKLLTRFQYRRAYVVQGVEGSEDLYIDRPTRVYAVEEGEMRLELVDPAAYDLDIPAPELVWTAAKQLEAGEAVLSGNGHIAFVNQVLLNGGFRLYVAGRVNSIEEGVYTCQSLLESGAAYRLYQQWCVAMGGELPDSRAVSTFPASSR, encoded by the coding sequence ATGGATATGTCCGAGATACTCAGGGAAGTCGGGCGAGGGAAACGAGGCTCGCGTGATCTAAATTATGCAGAGGCGCTGGCTGTAGCTCAAAAAATTCTGAGTCAGGAGGTATCGCCTGCTCAGACGGCTGCCTTTCTTATGGCTGAGCGAATGAAGATGGAGAATGTCGAGGAGCTTGAAGCATTTGTTCATGCTTGCCAGAGCAATGCGGAGCGTTTGTCCATGTTCGAGGAGGGACTGGATTGCGCTGGCCCGTATGATGGTCGAACGAAGTCATTTATGGCAACATTTCCGACTTCGTTTGTGCTCGCTGCTGCCGGCCTTCCGGTGACATTACATGGGAGTGAACCTCTGCCACCAAAGTGGGGGGTTACGTTATCCGTTTTGTTAAGAAAAGCGGGAATCAATACAGGGGAGATGGATCGTGAAGATGCCAGAAATGCTGCCCTGCGTACCGGCGTAATGTACGTTTCATCCGAGGATTGGTGCACCCCTCTCCGGCAGCTTCGTCCTTTGCGAGAAGAGCTTGGGTTCCGCACGGTACTGAACACAGCGGAGAAACTGATTGATTTTAACCACTCCCCATATTTGGTTTTTGGTGTGTTTCATAACACGTTTCTTGATCGGATTGCCAAACTGCTCACCCGTTTTCAGTATCGTCGTGCTTATGTCGTACAGGGGGTGGAGGGTTCGGAGGATTTGTATATTGATCGGCCAACTCGTGTCTATGCAGTGGAAGAAGGCGAAATGAGGCTTGAATTGGTAGACCCGGCGGCCTATGATCTGGATATTCCTGCACCGGAGCTGGTGTGGACGGCAGCCAAACAGCTTGAAGCAGGAGAAGCCGTGTTGAGCGGGAATGGGCATATCGCCTTTGTGAACCAGGTCTTGTTGAATGGCGGTTTCCGTCTGTATGTGGCGGGACGTGTCAATTCAATAGAAGAAGGTGTCTACACTTGCCAGAGTTTGCTGGAGAGTGGCGCTGCCTATCGCCTCTATCAACAGTGGTGTGTCGCCATGGGCGGCGAACTGCCAGATAGCAGAGCAGTATCCACGTTTCCGGCATCGTCCAGATAA
- a CDS encoding ANTAR domain-containing response regulator, with translation MRSLLVIRVQPTLSASVDAIPPAPEKLLGANGYHVQVTGSETEALKLAGGADASILHLSLSDMEYWVKYLGKGKSDTPLLWWCAPDTASSSAESCEVETSFDGILTPSMNGPEIHWTLHFAAKRYMERKQWEQERKQLQSRLEDRKWIDMAKAILCDLKQISESEAYDLLRKKAMDERKRMVDVATAIVKAHQLLQS, from the coding sequence ATGCGATCTTTATTGGTCATCCGTGTACAGCCAACACTATCTGCCTCGGTTGATGCAATCCCTCCGGCGCCGGAGAAGCTACTGGGGGCGAATGGATATCATGTGCAGGTGACAGGCAGTGAGACGGAGGCACTAAAGCTGGCTGGCGGAGCTGATGCATCCATCCTTCATCTGTCTCTGTCAGATATGGAATACTGGGTCAAATACCTGGGAAAGGGGAAGTCGGACACGCCGCTGCTCTGGTGGTGCGCTCCGGATACAGCCTCTTCTTCGGCAGAATCCTGCGAGGTGGAGACATCCTTTGACGGAATACTCACACCTTCCATGAACGGACCGGAGATACACTGGACACTTCATTTTGCAGCCAAACGTTATATGGAACGCAAGCAGTGGGAACAGGAGCGCAAGCAGCTGCAATCCAGGCTGGAGGACCGGAAGTGGATTGACATGGCCAAAGCAATCTTGTGTGATCTGAAGCAGATCTCCGAATCGGAAGCCTATGACCTGTTGCGCAAAAAAGCGATGGATGAACGTAAGCGGATGGTAGATGTGGCCACGGCTATTGTGAAGGCGCATCAACTGCTTCAGTCTTAA
- the nirB gene encoding nitrite reductase large subunit NirB has product MSTTKKLVLVGNGMAGIRTIEHILKLAPHAYEITVFGAEPHPNYNRIMLSSVLAGGTSIEDIVINDWSWYEDNGIQVYPGDPIVRMDTKRKEVVSRNGVRATYDELIMATGSQAFILPLPGADKEGVIGFRDIKDCETMMAASQTYRKAAVIGGGLLGLEAARGLLNLGMDVTVIHINGHLMDRNLDLPAGLMLQRELEEQGMKFLLNKHTEEITGKHRVKAIRFTDQTVLETDLVVMAVGIRPQVELARQAGLDVSRGVIVDDYMNTSIPGISAVGECAEHRGIAYGLVAPLYEQGMVLAKRLAGAATEGYEGSVTSTKLKVSGVDVFSAGQFKDSADTRSIRIQDDVDGIYKKMVLKDGKLVGAVLFGDTTDGASLFSLIKSGENISGRERAILLGVPSDSGSGSGPSIAERMASMPDDEIVCGCNGVTKASIGDAVLNKGCNTLGAIKSCTKASASCGGCKPIVESLLVHYAGDAVGEQVKEGICGCTSYDRDEIVAQIKEMGLKTVKEVMNVLGWNEPEGCSKCRPSLNYYLGMIWPAEYEDERVSKFTNERYHANIQKDGTYSVIPRIYGGVTSPAELMKIAAVAEKYDVPMVKFTGGQRLDLLGVQKENLPKIWEELDMPSGFGYGKALRTVKTCVGNTFCRFGTQDSIEMGIRLEKKLDKMVAPAKVKLAVSGCPRNCAEATIKDLGVVAIDGAWELHVGGNGGVKVRAAELLCTVKTDAEVEEWTYAYLQYYRENARWNERTAAWIERVGLDHVKKALEDRDVRLALVERLELTLGRTVDPWKEIIENDKLRKNFTPLADAQPTTH; this is encoded by the coding sequence ATGAGTACAACGAAAAAATTGGTGCTGGTCGGTAATGGTATGGCAGGAATCCGAACAATTGAACATATCCTCAAGCTCGCGCCACACGCTTATGAAATTACAGTCTTCGGCGCTGAACCGCATCCCAACTACAATCGCATCATGCTTTCCTCTGTTCTTGCAGGAGGCACAAGCATTGAAGATATTGTGATCAACGACTGGAGCTGGTACGAAGACAATGGCATTCAGGTATATCCGGGTGATCCAATCGTTCGGATGGATACCAAGCGCAAAGAAGTTGTATCTCGGAATGGTGTACGTGCAACCTATGATGAGCTGATTATGGCGACAGGCTCTCAAGCCTTCATTCTTCCGCTCCCGGGGGCGGACAAAGAAGGTGTAATCGGTTTTCGGGACATCAAAGACTGCGAGACCATGATGGCTGCATCGCAAACGTATCGCAAAGCCGCCGTCATTGGAGGTGGCCTGCTTGGACTGGAGGCTGCGCGTGGTCTGCTCAATCTCGGCATGGACGTTACCGTCATCCACATTAATGGACATCTGATGGATCGGAATCTGGATCTGCCAGCAGGTCTAATGCTCCAGCGGGAGCTTGAGGAACAGGGCATGAAGTTCCTTCTGAACAAACATACCGAAGAAATCACAGGCAAACATCGGGTCAAAGCCATTCGGTTCACCGACCAAACGGTGCTTGAAACCGATCTGGTCGTCATGGCCGTCGGGATAAGGCCCCAGGTTGAACTGGCCCGTCAGGCAGGATTGGACGTGAGCCGAGGTGTCATCGTGGATGATTATATGAACACCAGTATCCCTGGTATCTCGGCTGTGGGCGAATGCGCAGAACACCGCGGGATTGCATATGGGCTGGTGGCTCCATTATATGAACAAGGCATGGTGCTGGCGAAGCGACTTGCAGGTGCGGCAACAGAAGGTTACGAAGGATCTGTCACTTCGACAAAGCTGAAAGTATCCGGTGTAGACGTATTCTCCGCAGGACAGTTCAAGGATTCAGCGGATACCCGCAGCATTCGTATACAAGATGATGTGGATGGAATCTACAAAAAGATGGTCTTAAAGGACGGTAAACTGGTTGGAGCTGTACTATTTGGCGATACAACAGATGGTGCCTCCCTTTTCTCCCTCATTAAAAGTGGCGAAAACATCAGTGGACGCGAAAGGGCAATATTGCTTGGCGTACCATCGGATTCCGGTTCAGGTAGCGGACCTTCCATTGCCGAACGTATGGCAAGCATGCCAGATGACGAGATCGTCTGCGGCTGTAATGGTGTTACTAAAGCTTCTATAGGTGATGCCGTGTTGAATAAAGGGTGCAACACGCTGGGTGCCATTAAGTCATGCACCAAAGCTTCAGCTTCATGCGGTGGATGCAAACCGATTGTCGAATCGCTGCTTGTCCATTATGCAGGCGATGCTGTGGGTGAACAGGTGAAGGAAGGTATCTGCGGCTGTACTTCCTATGACCGTGATGAGATTGTTGCCCAGATTAAAGAGATGGGACTGAAAACAGTAAAGGAAGTCATGAACGTACTCGGTTGGAACGAGCCAGAAGGCTGCTCCAAGTGCCGTCCATCCCTCAACTACTACCTAGGTATGATCTGGCCAGCCGAATACGAGGATGAGCGGGTATCCAAATTTACAAATGAGCGGTATCACGCAAATATCCAGAAAGACGGGACCTATTCGGTTATCCCACGGATCTATGGCGGCGTCACCTCTCCGGCAGAGTTGATGAAAATTGCCGCAGTTGCAGAGAAATACGATGTACCTATGGTGAAATTTACGGGTGGGCAACGACTCGATCTGCTCGGTGTACAGAAGGAAAATCTGCCGAAGATTTGGGAAGAGCTTGATATGCCTTCCGGCTTCGGTTATGGCAAGGCACTGCGTACCGTCAAGACATGTGTAGGCAACACCTTCTGCCGATTCGGAACACAGGATTCCATCGAGATGGGCATTCGTCTGGAGAAAAAACTCGATAAGATGGTCGCTCCCGCGAAAGTGAAGCTGGCTGTCTCAGGTTGTCCGCGGAACTGTGCGGAGGCAACGATCAAAGACCTTGGCGTTGTTGCGATCGACGGTGCATGGGAGCTGCATGTCGGTGGCAACGGTGGAGTTAAGGTCCGTGCAGCCGAGTTATTATGTACGGTCAAGACGGACGCCGAAGTGGAAGAGTGGACGTACGCCTATCTCCAATACTATAGAGAGAACGCACGATGGAATGAGAGAACAGCGGCTTGGATTGAACGGGTCGGTCTGGATCATGTAAAAAAAGCACTGGAAGACCGCGACGTACGTCTCGCACTGGTAGAACGACTTGAACTGACCCTGGGTCGTACCGTCGATCCATGGAAAGAAATCATCGAGAACGATAAATTGCGTAAAAACTTCACCCCTTTGGCCGATGCTCAGCCGACTACCCATTAG
- the nirD gene encoding nitrite reductase small subunit NirD — MNKLHIGHLEDIDEKGSRTFKVQDTEIAVFKLSDGSLHAVENRCPHKGGKLSEGMVCGTAVHCPLHDWKIDLRSGKVHEPDDGCLNTYPTEVDGNSGEIYITIAG, encoded by the coding sequence ATGAATAAATTGCATATTGGACACCTTGAGGATATAGATGAAAAGGGGTCACGAACGTTCAAGGTACAGGATACCGAAATTGCCGTCTTCAAATTGAGTGACGGAAGTCTGCACGCTGTAGAGAATCGCTGCCCTCACAAGGGCGGCAAACTGTCAGAAGGCATGGTATGCGGGACGGCGGTCCATTGCCCCCTACACGACTGGAAGATCGATCTTCGCAGCGGCAAGGTACACGAACCGGATGATGGTTGTCTGAACACATATCCCACAGAAGTGGATGGGAACAGCGGAGAAATCTACATTACCATTGCAGGCTAA
- a CDS encoding formate/nitrite transporter family protein: MDFVKPAEVLQSMVEAGESKARMNRVQLLIRGFLAGAILAFATTLAYTAVSQTSVGLAGALIFPAGFVIIILLGLELVTGSFALIPLAVLKRKVRVIDMLNNYLWVIAGHVLGCLFYALLYGLTLTKMGTDMSNPLIQTLIQTSEAKTLGYQHLGGAGIVLVVIKAILCNWMVTLGAVMAMTSTSTLGKIVAMWLPITIFFAQGFEHAVVNMFVIPAGMMLGADVSIADWWLWNQIPVLVGNFIGGAVFTGFGLYAAHQWGSHIIPSFKQDAVRNSHSGLTSPDASTKLGTPS; encoded by the coding sequence ATGGATTTTGTTAAACCGGCAGAAGTATTGCAATCAATGGTCGAGGCAGGAGAAAGCAAAGCCAGAATGAACCGGGTACAGCTGCTGATCCGAGGTTTTTTGGCGGGAGCTATCCTTGCTTTTGCAACAACCCTGGCGTATACCGCTGTATCTCAAACTTCCGTTGGTTTGGCAGGTGCATTGATTTTCCCAGCGGGGTTCGTCATTATCATTCTGCTGGGGCTTGAACTCGTAACCGGGAGCTTTGCCCTGATCCCGCTCGCGGTGCTGAAACGCAAGGTCCGTGTGATAGATATGCTGAACAATTACTTGTGGGTCATTGCGGGTCATGTACTCGGATGTTTATTCTATGCTCTATTATATGGGCTGACTCTTACCAAAATGGGGACGGACATGAGCAACCCGCTCATTCAAACTCTGATTCAGACCAGTGAAGCCAAAACACTGGGGTATCAACATTTGGGCGGAGCAGGTATTGTTCTTGTGGTCATCAAAGCGATTCTATGTAACTGGATGGTCACCCTCGGAGCGGTCATGGCAATGACCTCCACTTCTACGCTCGGTAAAATTGTAGCCATGTGGTTGCCCATCACCATCTTTTTCGCACAAGGGTTCGAACACGCTGTAGTGAATATGTTTGTCATTCCGGCAGGCATGATGCTGGGCGCCGATGTCAGTATCGCAGACTGGTGGCTGTGGAATCAGATTCCCGTGCTGGTTGGTAACTTTATAGGCGGAGCTGTCTTTACAGGATTTGGGCTATATGCCGCTCACCAATGGGGAAGCCACATCATCCCTTCTTTTAAGCAGGACGCTGTTCGGAATAGCCATTCAGGATTAACTAGTCCGGATGCTTCAACAAAGCTGGGGACACCATCATGA
- the cobA gene encoding uroporphyrinogen-III C-methyltransferase: MSRGLVSIVGAGPGDPELITVKALKRIQSADVILYDRLVNDQLLAEAREGALRIYCGKAPGLHSMSQDMIGRMLVAHAAEGKRVVRLKGGDPFIFGRGGEEALVLAQAGIQFEVIPGITSAVGTSASSLVPLTHRGAASSFACVTGTGSDGNVSSVRWDLLAHSVDTLVIYMGISQLPQIQHELLHHGKNGCTPAALIERGTTSQERIITGTLAELHSLALSQKVSNPALIMIGEAVRVREQILQLQQAANTSMTG; encoded by the coding sequence ATGAGCCGGGGCCTGGTTAGTATCGTAGGTGCAGGTCCTGGAGATCCCGAGCTGATTACGGTAAAAGCCCTGAAACGTATTCAGTCTGCAGATGTCATTCTGTATGATCGACTTGTTAATGATCAGTTACTCGCGGAGGCTCGTGAAGGAGCTCTTCGGATTTACTGCGGCAAAGCCCCGGGTCTGCATTCGATGTCTCAGGACATGATAGGACGTATGCTGGTTGCGCATGCGGCTGAAGGCAAACGGGTTGTTCGGCTTAAAGGCGGTGATCCGTTTATCTTTGGACGTGGAGGAGAAGAAGCACTTGTGCTGGCACAGGCAGGAATTCAATTCGAAGTCATTCCAGGCATCACCTCGGCTGTGGGTACATCCGCTTCATCTCTTGTTCCCCTGACTCATCGGGGTGCAGCTTCATCCTTCGCATGTGTAACCGGAACGGGCAGTGACGGAAACGTATCCTCTGTCCGCTGGGACCTGCTCGCCCACAGTGTAGACACTCTGGTGATCTACATGGGCATAAGTCAATTGCCACAGATTCAGCATGAATTGCTCCACCATGGCAAAAACGGCTGCACGCCAGCGGCGCTCATCGAGCGTGGTACCACCTCACAGGAGCGAATCATTACAGGTACACTTGCTGAACTTCATTCACTCGCCCTGTCGCAAAAAGTGAGCAATCCGGCGTTAATTATGATTGGTGAAGCCGTCCGTGTACGCGAACAGATACTTCAACTGCAGCAGGCCGCCAACACTTCCATGACAGGATAA
- a CDS encoding TetR/AcrR family transcriptional regulator, with translation MLIIEHPQDRRARRTQDAIIAAAVSLILEKGAEAVTIRDITERADYNRGTFYLHFPGKPELLQFILDDFMQGVGQAYASPYAELKEVDMTALLPSTMPVFEYIEAHQDIFRALMTMHGDMGPRLCNMFRTYLTEEFVLVTEDSEYTINYDIMLSYLVSATVGVIMHWAEIGFKYSAHYMGEQLTALINIKPTRLLIEPGQKGRTIHERMMLD, from the coding sequence ATGTTGATTATCGAACACCCTCAGGATCGGAGAGCACGAAGAACGCAGGATGCCATCATTGCTGCAGCGGTTTCTTTGATATTGGAAAAGGGAGCTGAAGCCGTCACGATTCGAGACATTACGGAGCGGGCGGATTACAATCGGGGAACATTTTATTTGCATTTCCCTGGCAAACCAGAACTGCTGCAATTCATTTTGGATGATTTCATGCAGGGAGTGGGACAAGCTTATGCATCACCTTACGCGGAGTTAAAAGAAGTGGATATGACGGCATTACTGCCATCAACGATGCCTGTATTTGAATATATCGAGGCGCATCAGGATATCTTTCGAGCCTTGATGACGATGCATGGGGATATGGGACCCCGACTTTGCAACATGTTCAGAACCTACTTAACCGAAGAGTTTGTATTGGTGACCGAAGACAGCGAGTACACTATTAATTATGACATTATGCTAAGTTATCTGGTATCTGCGACCGTTGGCGTAATTATGCACTGGGCCGAGATCGGGTTTAAATATTCGGCGCATTACATGGGGGAGCAGCTGACAGCGCTAATTAACATCAAACCGACCCGTCTGCTGATTGAACCAGGGCAGAAGGGCCGGACGATTCATGAACGCATGATGTTGGATTAG
- a CDS encoding SDR family NAD(P)-dependent oxidoreductase, which yields MTTSYTQTAVITGAAGGIGKELARRLAERKINLVLVDLNEEAIQQTITDLKLDKEHVIAVKANVSQEADVKNYVQQALDTFGRIDYFANNAGIEGPTGLIEDLSVEALDLVYNVNVRGVFLGLQNVIPVMKKQKSGAILNTSSLAGLMGAPAVSPYIMSKHAVIGLTRTAANELAPHGIRVNAVLPGTINTRMMRQIEANSGNVEDYQSATVSAIPMGRYGEPEEVAAIMNFLLSEEASYVTASLYTVDGGMMGQ from the coding sequence ATGACTACATCATATACCCAAACAGCCGTTATTACAGGAGCAGCCGGAGGCATCGGTAAAGAATTAGCACGCCGCCTGGCTGAGCGCAAAATTAATCTGGTGCTGGTCGATCTGAACGAAGAAGCCATTCAGCAAACCATCACGGATCTGAAACTCGACAAGGAACACGTCATTGCAGTAAAAGCAAACGTGTCCCAGGAAGCCGACGTGAAAAACTATGTGCAGCAAGCACTTGATACATTTGGCCGAATTGATTATTTTGCCAACAATGCCGGCATTGAAGGCCCAACTGGATTGATCGAAGACCTTAGTGTTGAAGCCCTCGACCTCGTATATAACGTCAATGTGCGCGGAGTCTTCCTTGGCCTTCAGAACGTCATCCCTGTTATGAAAAAACAAAAATCGGGTGCGATTCTGAATACCTCTTCCCTTGCAGGTCTGATGGGTGCTCCAGCCGTATCTCCATATATTATGTCCAAACATGCCGTTATCGGACTCACCCGCACAGCAGCGAATGAGCTTGCTCCTCATGGTATCCGGGTTAACGCGGTATTGCCGGGCACCATCAACACCCGCATGATGCGCCAAATCGAAGCAAACTCCGGCAACGTGGAAGATTATCAATCCGCTACCGTATCCGCAATTCCGATGGGACGATATGGTGAACCAGAAGAAGTCGCAGCGATCATGAACTTCCTGTTGTCCGAAGAAGCTTCGTATGTCACAGCTTCGCTTTATACTGTTGATGGCGGTATGATGGGTCAATAA
- a CDS encoding sensor histidine kinase: MFKKLRNRFLVVNLVSISIMMLVAFATIYIITYQNVQRETNMELFKVSDFYHSPYGNSKIPRGGNGDAGTGTETGTGTPPSDSPGNGAPGIDPNSPPGRSVSFMIKTDSEWNITDTHSRFDMEDTLYTEALQKVNKVDDLDRKTGLFTLNGTDWAYVVDPTSTGHMIVFMDVTAQQGILTNLIYTFAIVGLIMLIVIYFLSRYFANRSITPVKEAFEKQKQFIADASHELKTPLAIINTNTDVLLANREDTIENQAKWLHYIKSETERMSGLTNDLLYLTQIDDARSSVIHAKFNMSDAVETIILTMEAVIFEKNISLDYSIEPQLMVHGNSEQIKQVILILLDNAVKYSRAKGSVNVSLKKQNNDVVLAVSNTGEGIAPEHLDRIFDRFYRTDASRARKHGGHGLGLAIARSIVEQHKGEIYTRSVVGEGATFYVRLS; encoded by the coding sequence ATGTTCAAGAAACTCAGAAACCGATTTCTGGTCGTGAACCTGGTGTCCATCTCAATCATGATGTTGGTTGCTTTTGCCACGATCTACATCATTACGTACCAGAATGTACAGCGGGAAACCAATATGGAGCTGTTCAAGGTGTCGGACTTCTATCATAGTCCCTATGGCAATTCCAAAATCCCGCGCGGAGGAAATGGAGACGCAGGAACAGGTACAGAAACAGGAACGGGAACACCCCCATCGGATTCACCTGGAAACGGAGCTCCGGGAATTGATCCGAACTCGCCGCCTGGGCGATCCGTATCATTCATGATTAAGACGGACAGTGAATGGAACATCACGGATACACACTCCCGGTTTGATATGGAGGATACCTTATATACCGAAGCTTTGCAAAAGGTGAACAAGGTTGACGATCTGGACCGGAAGACCGGACTGTTTACACTGAATGGAACGGACTGGGCGTACGTAGTTGACCCCACCAGTACCGGGCACATGATTGTATTTATGGATGTGACGGCTCAACAGGGCATCCTGACGAATCTGATTTATACGTTTGCCATCGTAGGTTTGATCATGCTGATCGTCATTTACTTCCTGAGTCGGTATTTCGCTAATCGTTCCATTACCCCGGTCAAGGAAGCCTTTGAGAAGCAGAAGCAGTTCATAGCGGATGCTTCGCATGAGCTAAAAACGCCGCTGGCCATCATCAATACCAACACGGATGTGCTGCTCGCGAACCGGGAGGATACGATTGAGAATCAGGCCAAATGGCTGCATTACATCAAGTCGGAGACGGAACGTATGTCGGGACTAACGAATGATCTGTTATATCTGACTCAAATTGACGATGCACGATCTTCGGTGATTCACGCCAAGTTCAATATGAGCGATGCAGTAGAAACGATTATTTTGACGATGGAAGCGGTCATTTTTGAGAAAAATATATCCCTGGACTACAGCATTGAGCCGCAGCTCATGGTGCATGGCAACAGCGAACAGATCAAGCAGGTCATTCTCATCCTGCTCGATAATGCGGTGAAATACTCCAGAGCCAAAGGCTCGGTGAACGTATCGCTCAAGAAACAGAACAATGACGTCGTGCTGGCCGTTTCCAACACGGGAGAAGGCATCGCGCCTGAGCATCTGGACCGAATCTTTGATCGTTTCTATCGCACAGATGCCTCCAGAGCGCGCAAACATGGTGGACATGGACTGGGGCTCGCGATTGCAAGGTCGATCGTGGAGCAGCACAAAGGCGAGATATACACACGCAGTGTGGTAGGGGAAGGCGCAACATTCTACGTTCGTTTATCTTAG
- a CDS encoding response regulator transcription factor: MRILIAEDEVHLAEAVSQILKKNNYSVDMVHDGRSGLDYALSGIYDLLLLDIMMPEMDGITVLKKLRSEGNHTPVILLTAKGEISDKVTGLDYGADDYIAKPFATEELLARIRAALRRKGEVVPEDGLKFGDIELNTTQLKLSVQGKEIKLNLKENELLELLITRKQAITSKEQIIEKLWGFDSEVEYNNVEVYISFLRKKLTFLNSAVRINTIRGVGYVLEVTV; this comes from the coding sequence ATGAGAATACTTATTGCGGAAGATGAGGTTCATTTGGCAGAAGCCGTATCGCAAATATTGAAGAAAAATAATTACTCCGTGGACATGGTGCATGACGGGAGGTCGGGACTGGATTATGCACTGAGCGGAATCTATGATCTGCTGCTGCTTGACATCATGATGCCGGAAATGGACGGAATTACCGTATTGAAGAAACTGCGGAGCGAAGGCAATCATACACCTGTCATTCTGCTTACAGCCAAAGGAGAAATCTCAGACAAAGTGACCGGGCTGGATTACGGAGCCGATGATTATATAGCGAAGCCCTTTGCTACAGAGGAATTGCTTGCCCGGATTCGGGCAGCTCTGAGAAGGAAGGGGGAAGTCGTTCCGGAGGATGGACTGAAATTTGGTGACATCGAATTGAACACCACGCAGCTGAAGCTGAGTGTGCAAGGCAAGGAGATCAAGCTGAATCTGAAGGAAAATGAACTGCTGGAGCTGCTAATCACGCGCAAGCAGGCCATTACATCCAAGGAGCAGATTATCGAGAAGTTATGGGGCTTTGATTCGGAAGTGGAGTATAACAATGTGGAGGTGTACATCTCGTTTTTACGCAAAAAATTGACCTTCCTGAACTCTGCGGTCCGCATTAACACAATTCGGGGTGTGGGGTACGTACTTGAGGTGACGGTCTGA
- a CDS encoding polyphosphate polymerase domain-containing protein, which produces MAIEVFNRYESKYLLTDEQYNNFYTDLLKYMELDAYNKKHEFYSISNLYFDTPQDSLIRASLSKPKYKEKLRLRAYGVPEENAKVYLEIKKKVFGLVNKRRTALRLDEAYEFVQTGKAPDLADYMNKQVVEEIKYFLRLYDLEPKVYLAYERKALFDKNSRDLRITFDTNIRSRRYDLKLEQGDYGEPLVKDGRWLMEVKAEKTVPMWLSQLLSEHGLYRTGFSKYGNEYKHLARTTNLNYQTERELLPGTDFNPSIEQEKTITERERVLYA; this is translated from the coding sequence ATGGCAATTGAAGTATTCAACCGATATGAGAGCAAGTATCTCCTGACTGATGAGCAATACAACAACTTCTACACCGACCTGCTGAAGTACATGGAGCTGGATGCCTATAACAAGAAACACGAGTTCTACTCCATTAGCAACCTGTACTTCGACACTCCGCAGGATTCCCTGATCCGCGCCAGTCTCTCCAAACCGAAATATAAGGAGAAGCTGAGACTGCGGGCATACGGAGTTCCTGAAGAGAATGCCAAGGTATATCTGGAGATCAAAAAGAAAGTATTTGGCCTGGTGAACAAACGCAGAACTGCCCTGAGGCTGGATGAAGCTTATGAATTCGTTCAGACAGGCAAGGCTCCTGATCTTGCCGATTACATGAACAAGCAGGTTGTCGAAGAGATCAAATATTTCCTCCGGCTGTACGATCTGGAGCCAAAAGTATACCTGGCATATGAACGCAAGGCTTTGTTCGACAAGAACAGCCGCGATCTCCGGATTACCTTTGATACCAACATCCGCAGTCGCCGATATGATCTGAAGCTGGAGCAAGGAGATTACGGTGAACCACTGGTGAAAGACGGACGCTGGCTGATGGAAGTCAAAGCCGAGAAAACCGTCCCGATGTGGCTCTCCCAGCTGTTATCCGAACATGGTCTCTACCGCACCGGATTCTCGAAATACGGCAATGAGTACAAACACCTGGCCAGAACAACCAACCTGAACTATCAGACTGAACGAGAATTACTGCCGGGTACCGATTTCAACCCATCCATAGAACAAGAAAAAACAATCACAGAAAGAGAGCGTGTCCTGTATGCTTGA